A window from Culex pipiens pallens isolate TS chromosome 3, TS_CPP_V2, whole genome shotgun sequence encodes these proteins:
- the LOC120425352 gene encoding leucine-rich melanocyte differentiation-associated protein-like isoform X3 has protein sequence MSGSTGSDPDGSGERLSLAYEKLSQIPRKIAEKFSRTTTILDLSYNNLKDLSFLSYFRQLNTLILDHNDLPDEKTFPSLPNLELLWLNHCNIDNVQDWVFRIRECCPSLRYLSLLGNPGATSSFNGNSTLEHNDYRMMVLAVLPQLRHLDDAEVNSSQRAQARQFKHSYNLGQTPFNIFESIGRGQQQANKRASVRRRRLRDPKEEEDS, from the exons ATGAG TGGTTCCACCGGATCGGATCCAGACGGCAGTGGGGAGAGGCTTTCGCTTGCGTACGAAAAACTCTCGCAAATTCCACGCAAAATTGCGGAAAAGTTCTCGCGGACCACCACGATACTGGATCTGAGCTATAATAATCTCAA AGATCTCTCGTTCCTGTCCTACTTCCGGCAGCTGAACACACTCATCCTGGACCACAACGATCTGCCGGACGAGAAGACGTTCCCCTCGCTGCCCAACCTGGAACTGCTCTGGCTCAACCACTGCAACATTGATAACGTCCAGGACTGGGTGTTCCGAATCCGCGAGTGCTGTCCCTCGCTCCGTTATCTGTCCCTGCTGGGGAATCCCGGCGCGACGTCCTCCTTCAACGGGAACTCCACGCTGGAACACAACGACTACCGGATGATGGTGCTGGCGGTGCTGCCCCAGTTGCGCCATCTGGACGACGCCGAAGTGAACTCGAGCCAACGGGCCCAGGCGAGACAGTTCAAGCACAGCTACAATCTGGGCCAGACGCCGTTCAACATTTTCGAGAGCATTGGCCGGGGTCAGCAGCAGGCGAATAAGAGGGCGTCGGTGAGGCGACGACGTCTGCGGGATCCCAAGGAGGAGGAGGATTCCTAA
- the LOC120425352 gene encoding leucine-rich melanocyte differentiation-associated protein-like isoform X1: MHTILYNEKFFIENYPHVDDDDELYLNYDWSSDSISLKSNMSGSTGSDPDGSGERLSLAYEKLSQIPRKIAEKFSRTTTILDLSYNNLKDLSFLSYFRQLNTLILDHNDLPDEKTFPSLPNLELLWLNHCNIDNVQDWVFRIRECCPSLRYLSLLGNPGATSSFNGNSTLEHNDYRMMVLAVLPQLRHLDDAEVNSSQRAQARQFKHSYNLGQTPFNIFESIGRGQQQANKRASVRRRRLRDPKEEEDS; this comes from the exons ATGCACACCATACTGTACAACGAGAA ATTCTTCATTGAAAACTACCCCCACGTGGACGATGACGACGAGCTGTACCTGAACTACGACTGGTCCTCAGACTCGATATCACTCAAAAGCAACATGAG TGGTTCCACCGGATCGGATCCAGACGGCAGTGGGGAGAGGCTTTCGCTTGCGTACGAAAAACTCTCGCAAATTCCACGCAAAATTGCGGAAAAGTTCTCGCGGACCACCACGATACTGGATCTGAGCTATAATAATCTCAA AGATCTCTCGTTCCTGTCCTACTTCCGGCAGCTGAACACACTCATCCTGGACCACAACGATCTGCCGGACGAGAAGACGTTCCCCTCGCTGCCCAACCTGGAACTGCTCTGGCTCAACCACTGCAACATTGATAACGTCCAGGACTGGGTGTTCCGAATCCGCGAGTGCTGTCCCTCGCTCCGTTATCTGTCCCTGCTGGGGAATCCCGGCGCGACGTCCTCCTTCAACGGGAACTCCACGCTGGAACACAACGACTACCGGATGATGGTGCTGGCGGTGCTGCCCCAGTTGCGCCATCTGGACGACGCCGAAGTGAACTCGAGCCAACGGGCCCAGGCGAGACAGTTCAAGCACAGCTACAATCTGGGCCAGACGCCGTTCAACATTTTCGAGAGCATTGGCCGGGGTCAGCAGCAGGCGAATAAGAGGGCGTCGGTGAGGCGACGACGTCTGCGGGATCCCAAGGAGGAGGAGGATTCCTAA
- the LOC120425352 gene encoding leucine-rich melanocyte differentiation-associated protein-like isoform X2: MIFFIENYPHVDDDDELYLNYDWSSDSISLKSNMSGSTGSDPDGSGERLSLAYEKLSQIPRKIAEKFSRTTTILDLSYNNLKDLSFLSYFRQLNTLILDHNDLPDEKTFPSLPNLELLWLNHCNIDNVQDWVFRIRECCPSLRYLSLLGNPGATSSFNGNSTLEHNDYRMMVLAVLPQLRHLDDAEVNSSQRAQARQFKHSYNLGQTPFNIFESIGRGQQQANKRASVRRRRLRDPKEEEDS, from the exons atgaT ATTCTTCATTGAAAACTACCCCCACGTGGACGATGACGACGAGCTGTACCTGAACTACGACTGGTCCTCAGACTCGATATCACTCAAAAGCAACATGAG TGGTTCCACCGGATCGGATCCAGACGGCAGTGGGGAGAGGCTTTCGCTTGCGTACGAAAAACTCTCGCAAATTCCACGCAAAATTGCGGAAAAGTTCTCGCGGACCACCACGATACTGGATCTGAGCTATAATAATCTCAA AGATCTCTCGTTCCTGTCCTACTTCCGGCAGCTGAACACACTCATCCTGGACCACAACGATCTGCCGGACGAGAAGACGTTCCCCTCGCTGCCCAACCTGGAACTGCTCTGGCTCAACCACTGCAACATTGATAACGTCCAGGACTGGGTGTTCCGAATCCGCGAGTGCTGTCCCTCGCTCCGTTATCTGTCCCTGCTGGGGAATCCCGGCGCGACGTCCTCCTTCAACGGGAACTCCACGCTGGAACACAACGACTACCGGATGATGGTGCTGGCGGTGCTGCCCCAGTTGCGCCATCTGGACGACGCCGAAGTGAACTCGAGCCAACGGGCCCAGGCGAGACAGTTCAAGCACAGCTACAATCTGGGCCAGACGCCGTTCAACATTTTCGAGAGCATTGGCCGGGGTCAGCAGCAGGCGAATAAGAGGGCGTCGGTGAGGCGACGACGTCTGCGGGATCCCAAGGAGGAGGAGGATTCCTAA